The following proteins are co-located in the Manihot esculenta cultivar AM560-2 chromosome 7, M.esculenta_v8, whole genome shotgun sequence genome:
- the LOC110618428 gene encoding probable LRR receptor-like serine/threonine-protein kinase IRK: MSKFLLFVLHLIVFISRSFPVFAFTSPQDMSALKAFKASIKPSSIPSWSCLASWDFSTDPCALPRRTHFTCGITCSSDSTRVTQLTLDPVGYSGQLTPLVSQLSNLTILDLSDNNFFGPIPSSVSSLFNLQTLILRFNSFSGALPDSITNLKSLEALDISHNSLSGYLPKAMNSMSSLRRLDLSYNKLTGYLPKLPPNLLELAMKSNSLSGSLSRWSFDGSTQLEVVELSENSLTGAVGSWFLALPALQQVNLANNSLTRIEISKPVNGNSDLVAIDLGFNRIEGNAPVNFSAYPLLTSLSLRYNRLRGTIPLEYGQKKNLRRLFLDGNFLIGKPPSGFFAGEASVTGSLGDNCLQECPGSSQLCTPSQKPSSICKQAYGGRGKPSF; the protein is encoded by the coding sequence ATGTCCAAATTTCTCCTCTTTGTCCTTCACTTGATTGTCTTCATCTCCAGAAGTTTCCCTGTTTTTGCTTTCACTTCACCACAAGACATGTCTGCTCTCAAGGCCTTTAAAGCTTCGATCAAGCCAAGTTCTATCCCTTCATGGTCCTGTCTTGCCTCCTGGGACTTCTCCACCGACCCATGTGCTTTACCTCGCCGGACACACTTCACCTGCGGCATCACCTGCTCCTCGGATTCAACCCGAGTCACCCAACTCACTCTTGATCCTGTTGGCTACTCTGGTCAATTAACCCCACTTGTTTCTCAACTCAGTAATCTTACTATTCTTGACCTCTCTGATAACAATTTCTTTGGTCCTATTCCATCTTCTGTTTCCTCTCTTTTCAACCTCCAGACCTTGATTCTCCGTTTCAACTCGTTCTCTGGCGCACTCCCTGACTCGATCACCAACCTTAAATCGCTTGAAGCTTTGGATATTTCACATAATTCTCTGTCTGGGTATCTCCCAAAAGCCATGAATTCAATGTCTAGTTTAAGGAGACTCGATCTTAGCTACAATAAGCTGACTGGGTATTTACCGAAACTACCTCCCAACTTGCTAGAACTGGCTATGAAGAGCAATTCTTTATCTGGGTCATTATCAAGATGGTCCTTTGACGGATCAACTCAGCTGGAAGTGGTGGAACTCAGCGAGAACTCGCTAACCGGAGCAGTAGGATCGTGGTTCCTTGCTTTGCCTGCGCTTCAACAGGTGAATTTAGCAAACAATAGTCTGACACGCATCGAGATCTCCAAGCCTGTAAATGGTAACAGTGACCTGGTGGCGATTGATCTCGGGTTCAACAGAATCGAGGGAAACGCCCCCGTGAATTTCTCTGCTTATCCGCTGTTGACGTCTTTGTCACTGAGATACAATCGGCTACGTGGCACGATCCCATTGGAATACGGTCAGAAGAAGAATTTAAGGAGGCTGTTCTTGGACGGTAATTTCTTGATTGGGAAGCCGCCATCGGGTTTTTTCGCCGGAGAGGCGTCGGTCACCGGTAGCTTGGGGGATAATTGTTTGCAAGAATGTCCAGGTTCGTCTCAGCTGTGTACTCCTTCACAGAAGCCTAGTTCTATATGCAAGCAAGCTTACGGTGGAAGAGGCAAGCCAAGCTTCTAG